A stretch of DNA from Plasmodium berghei ANKA genome assembly, chromosome: 11:
ataatttaaatatattgttattgcgaaataatatatgctctgaaataatttaaaaactaTGAAACGAGGAAATATTACACACTGATTtaaagtatttttattaaacgCATTAATTATACCGTTGTACTATACAGTGATATAGCAGTAACAATATTAATagtaataacaatatataaacatattaaatatgaacaaatatattatgttaaATTGATACACTATGTGGGtataaattcattatatatattattaaacttGTAATAAGACTAAAATTGTATACATACACAatcaaatgaaatattacaattttgacttagtattttttaatgtgaTAATATTAGAATTAACGCTATAaagcaaaataatattaatgattcTAGAGTttacttaaaaatatagtttttcatcataaaactaaatatagtttattataaagtataaaagaaaactatatatttagaaaataattctaaggcattttaaatttatacatGAATTGAAAGCTTTAATggtagaaaatataattaaactatgtaaaataaataaataatattatatggcTACATCCTTGTCTcaaaaaagtataattCCCTTATCTCTCCTATCtaatatgtaaatataacaatttaatTACGCATAGTTTTCTATTATACTTTAAATTTGCATCAATACTTATTTAtgtgttatatatttaatatttactaagtattattttaaaaacaatatgcATTTAAAGACTTATTTAATCTTATAAATGGTATAATAAATGCGGTTCAGTGCTAATTGTCGTTTTAAACCGTGGGAAAGATGTGCAGAatgtattataaaattaccCAATAaggtatatttttaaattgaaGTACGtgtgaataaaaataatgttattgaaaatgttaaatatgattaaaatggatatatattaaataaaaataatattaaaataatgtatatgcaattaaaaaagggaaCATGCAacttattttgtaaatgttataattaaaaaaaaactatattatatattataagaaacaaacatataaaaatttaatatattttaaaaaataaccatttatatacttttaaagattatagtaataatagaactttttattttttagatatatatagtatttatgttttagAACAAGTTTTACTAAAAAAGGAGATgctatatgttttttatgttCAAACATactttaaattaattataaaagtatatccatttttataataaaattgtaagatattttattaataatagtCTGTTTTGCATAAAATGCATTAAATCTATATTtaatcaaaattttattaaacaacattatatttaagGTAATTTAGCTAATTTTGATAAACAGGAATAGAACGTTTCTttactaataatattattttattatgtataataatttaattattaaaaagttataatatatgtaactACCGACAGTTGTTATATATAGGGTCGAAGTGTTTGCGTCACATGTTGTGGGCAGCGTATATAAAACGTCATGGTTCTACTCAAtttacaaattaaaaataaaattccaTTACAATGGATGACTATGTGGTAcatgcattttttaataataatagtttccattacattttttgatattgtattacatataaatatcattaaactttattttaataaaattttcaataatgcacatttataataattatttaaaatttttttttagtgtAGAAGGTTCCTTTTTGTAAGGAACTGGTTTCCCGATAAATTGGGCAGTGACGGAAactataaatttattagtGATAAAGATTTCAAAGAGTATTGTATTAACGAAAAATGTGATAGTGATCTCGAAAAAATCAATGCTGTATGTTTAATGTTATTTAACCAATTCTTTGGAAATTCTTCTTCGCTTAAGTATcataataacataaatattgtTGAATACATTATGATATGGTTAAGTTATATGTTAAACCTAAAGAAACAAGAAAATAAGACCAAtctacaatatttttatgagacatatataaataatgataagtATAAAAAGTCTATAACTGGTGTTACGGAgtacaaaaattataaggATCTTATagatcaaaaaaaatatttttgggGTATGGATAgtaatattatatctaatttttatgaagcatttaaattattatgtgaAATGCATACTAACTTTGATGAAAAAACATCATATTGCACAAACTGTTTGCAAAATgctaataaatttgttaataaatataaagagATGCGCCAAAACTCTGTTATTACTAGTAATAGTTCCTATAAACAACTATTGTCTACTTTATCaaatgattataataattttaaaaattattgtaCTAGTAAAGGTGGTAATTGTAAGGATATTCCATCCCTTCCATCGATAGAAACAACAAAAATTACTGCAAATTTGCCTGAACAAACTAAACAAACTCAACAAACTGTAGAAACTTCTGAACAAACTAAACAAACTCAACAAACTGTAGAAACTTCTGAACAAACTGCGCAAGGTTCTGCACATAGTTCTGGACAATTTTATGAAGATCCATCAAGCTCGCCGATAggaaacaaattatttaccGTTTTATCGATATTTGGTGCAatagcattttttttaggaaTTTCTTATaaggtaaataataaggaatttaaaaattattttcattatatatatgcaaacgTTAACAAAAAATCATACGTTTACcgtttttatattagtattcATTATTTGGATTTCGGAAACGAACtcaaaaacaatatttaagagaaaaaataaaaaacacaaaGAAGAGAATgaatcattaatatatgattcGAAGAGAGTGACTATTTCAggaatagtaataatgatttatatactttaaGAAACTATCTATTGGGAAGTAATTTTTGACTATAATTTttgcataatttttatatagtttttatgTTGTAGGACCCATATTTGGGTTAGGATTAAATGTTACAttgtatttaattatttataatttgaacactaattaaatatatatactatacCCGTATGCTTAATCTCGAGCTGAATTCCAAATATGCAACCAAAAAGGGGACATTGTCATTAATATGAAAGGGATCACATAtcttatttttcataaagtataatatatacaattgtGTGCTCATTCCGattttatatgattaaaataaaatatatgtattgcatatattaatatagatattgattatatatgaattcaTATTATTCTATATGATAATTGCCTATTATATAAGCCTTGATAGCCCATAGCTATATTGAATTATGGATAtcataatatgtttttttatttgatgaaaattttatttaataaaacttatgatttatatcatatttatctTGATTTAAGCCGTGTTACCCAACTGaactataataatatagattcataaaatatcgGTCGATATTCGACAATACAACGTTATCTATAAAAATCATTTTATGCATCTAACATTTTagtaatacataaaaaatgcattatagatatattataataaatttataaattataaatatatataatactcatttttttcatttcaaTACTTTGCATTTATGCTGATGTTCtaatttatattgatagaactacttatatatatattaatttatttatcataaggtataataatagattaatcactattaattttaaattttaaagatttgaggtataaatatattatttttaaaatagttaaaaaataaaatataagtatattaataaatttcatGTTATAGtttgttttaataattataaataatatgatagATAAAATgagttattattatataactATAATATAATCTAATAAAATACTCTACTAATAactaatattaaatattaattttatcgAAAAGGCACATAAAATAcattataatgatataatttttatatatttgttaaagATACAATTTGGGATTTGtagttttatattataaaaaattggatAAATACAGAAAAGGTTAAAGACTCAATTCATGTTAAAttgcattttattattccaCATTAGCATgcattatattatcattgtttaatgaatcatcattttgtaatataaattaggattttttactatagaattaataaaacataaattttttaataaattatttgaatgtatatacattgacaacataacaataaaatatataaaactatACAATTCAGAACATTTAGCGGATATTTAtcttaatttatatattaaagagaaaatatatcttatCTCTCTCCTCTTAAAGTACACTATAACAATTTAATCAAACATAGTTTTCTATTatactttaaaatttaaatcaaTAGTTATTTATGTgctaatatttaatatttgctatatattattttaaaagcaATCTACATTCAAAGGGTTATTTAAACTTATAAATAGCTTAATAAATGCGGTTCATTGCTAATTGTGGTTTTAAACCGTGGAAAAGATgtgcaaaatatattataaaatcacccaataatgtatattttaaaattgatgcgcgtattaataaaattagaGCTATTGAGTTTATTAAAATGGATTATGAATTTGTccatattaaataaaaataatattaaaattatgtatatggaattaaaaaaggtaACAATGGagattattttgtaaatgctatagttttaataaaatattggTATATAGTATTAGAAACaactatataaatatttaatatatcttaaaaaataactatttatatacttttaaggattatagtaataatataactttttattttttagttatatatagtatttaAGTTTTAGAAAGGtaatcattaaaaaataagatataaatatattcctCTTCTATGTTCAAGCATAAATATAAGGAAATCTACATTAAATTCtttataaaagtatattaatttttataataaagttATACCAGATGTTAGTGTGAGTAgcattttttgtatataattcattatatatatatttaattaaaatgtattaaGTAACTCTCTATTTAAGGTAATTTAGCTAATTATGATAAGCGGAAATAGAACGTTTCTttactaataatattgttttattatgtataataatttaattattaaacaGTTATAATACATTTAACTACAAACAGTTGTTATATATAGGGTTAAAGCATTTGCGTCACATATTGGGGATAAGATATATCAAACAACATGATTTTACTCAAtttacaaatttaaaatgaaatttcATCACAATGGATGCCGAAATagtatatgcattttttaatactaataatttcctttacattttttgatattgtattatatataaatatcattaaactttattttaacaaaattttcaataatgcacatttctaataattgtttttaaatattttttttagtgtAAGAACTTCCTTTTAGTAAGGACGAACTTTCCCGATCAATTGGACAATAATGGAAACTATAAAATTGAAGATGATACACATTTCAAAGAGTATTGTAGTAATCAAAATTGTGTTAATGAGCTCGAAAAAATTAGTGCTGgatgtttatatttgtttaatgAATTCTTTAAGGATTCTTCTGTCTTTAATTCTGTTGCAAAAAGTAACATCAATATTGTTGATTACATTATAATATGGTTAAGTTATATGTTAAACCTAAAGGAAAATATTGATAACAACAGTCtaagttatttttatactacaaatataaataatgataagtATACTAATACTATAGATGGTGTAGAGGGGTATACTAGTTACAAGGATCTTATagataaaacaaatatgatgaatatggatattaaagatatatctaaattttatgatgcatttatattattatgtgaAATGTATTCTGTATTTGATGTAGACAAGAATGATTGCACAAAATGTTCGGATAAAGCTAACCAATTtgttgaaaaatataaaaatttgaatgAAAATTCTAATAATACTGAAGGTAGTccatatagaaaaatattgtcTACATTATCAActgattataataatttaaaaaataaatgtagcGATAGTTCATCCTTTCCATCGATAGAAACAACACAAATTTCTGTAAAAGGTTCTGAACAAACTGTGCAAAATTCCGCACAAACATCTGAAGTTGCATTATTAAGTTCGTCGATAGGAAACAAATTAATTCCAGTTTTATCGATATTTGGTGCAatagcattttttttaggaaTTGGATATaaggtaaataataagccaattaaaatatattcaacaagtaatttatgaatataagtaaattatacattttttttaatttttatatcagtattcattatttaagtCTCGAAAACGATCTCGAAAACAACATTTAAGAGAAAagctaaaaaataaagaagaaaatgaataattaatataagaTTCGAAAATAGTGACAAGTTCAggaatagtaataatgatTGATATATGTTAAGAAATTGTCTATTTCGAAGTAATTTTTTaccataatttttatatagtttttatgTTGTGGGTCAGGGTTATGTTTGCGGATCCCATATTCGGGTTAGGGTTAAGTATTACATTGCATTTAATTTTGCATAATTTGAACACtaattaaacatatatatattatatccGTATGCTTAATATCGAGATGAGGTTCAAACATGCACCCCAAAGGGGTTCTTCcattaatatgaaaagtGTCAcataacattttttcataagttataatatatataattgagTGTTCATgcttatttaatattattaaaaaaaatgtctatgttgtatatattaatatagatattGACTATATATGAAGCCGTATTATGCTATATCATAATtcctattatataaaattttttaatctaTGGTTATATCAAATTATGTATAACACAACatgtttctttatttgatgaagcattttatttagtaaaacttagtatcatatttattttaatttaaatcgTATTTTGATAACcgaataatataatattattatatatgaaggcataaattataattagaTTCATTTGAAACAATTGTCTACactacaatatatattcatattaatatgtgTTTTTAAGattaaataaacatattaccaatatataataaataatcataaaatatagattcATAAATATCGATCGAGATTCGAGAATAcaacattatatataaaagatatGTTATGCAtctatcatttttttaagttttaattgtagttattattatttttttgtattttacatttatattataattaattagtACTAATAAAAGTTAATTTATGCGccataatttatttatcataaggtataataatagattaatcactattaatttttaaacttTATAGTTTTGAgggataaataaattatattttaaaatagttaaaatattaataaaatttcatataatattttaataattataaataatatgataaatagaataaaattattatatgcctatacatataacctaataaaatactttactaatattgaaatattgttttattgtGGAAActtcatataattaaatattaattttatcgAAAGACACaataatacattataaAGGTATCactgttatatattttgttaaagATCCAATTTGGGATATGTggttttatattataaaaaatcgGATAGATAAAAGGTTAAAGACTCAATTAATGTtaaatttctttttattattccatATTAGCATgcattatattatcattgtttaatgaatcatcatttttaaatttaaaatagcattgttttatcataaaattaataaaatatagaatttttaataaattatttgaatgtatatacattgataactataaaaataaaatatataagatAAAAACGAACAATGCAAAATAGTTAAcgaatattcatataaatttatatattaaaaatgaaaatacatattatcTCTCTCCTACTAAATGGTAATATAACAACCTAATTAAAGAGTGTTTTCTATTatactttaaaatttaCATCAATAGTTATTCATGTGTTAATATttactatatattattttaaaagaaatttaCATTCAAAGGATTATTTAAACTTATAAATAGCTTAATAAGCATGAATTAGTGATAGTGTCGTTTTAAACCGTGGAAAAGATgtgcaaaatatattataaaattaccAAATAaggtatatttttaaattgaagtacgtatgaataaaaataaagttattgaaatggatatatattaaataaaaataatattaaaattatgtatatgtaattaaaaaaggtaACAATGGAgcttattttgtaaatgctatagttttaataaaatattggTATATAGTATTAGAAACaactatataaatatttaatatatttcaaaaacgattatttatatacttttaaggattataataataatagtattttatattttttaaatttatacaGTATTTAAGTTTTAGAAAGGcaatcattaaaaaataatatataaatatattccttTTCTATGTTCAAGCATAAATATAAGGAAATATACATTAAATTCtttataaaagtatattaatttttataataaagttataccatattttattaataatagtattttttgtataaaatacATCAAACCTATATTTAAtcacaattttattaaaaaaccCTTTATTTAAGGTAATTTAGCTAATTATCATAAAGAGGAAtctaacttttttttagtaataatattgttttattaagtataataatttaattattaaaaatttataatatatttaactaCAAACAgttgttatatataaggTCGAAGTGTTTGCGTCACATATTTGGTGCActgtatataaaaacagtATGATCTTACTCAATTTACAAATCGCAAATAAAATTCGATTACAATGGATGACTATGTgatatatgaattttttaataataataatttcctttacattttttgatattgtattatatatatcattaaactttattttaataaaattttcaacaatgcatatttataataatttttttaaaatgtttatttagTGTAGTAACTTCCTTTATCTAACGATggatttaaaatatgattcgagtaataaaaactatcaaattattaatgAAGATCATTTGAAAAAGCATTGTGATAACGAAAATTGTGGGAGTGATTTCGAAAAAATTAGTGCTGgatgtttatatttgtttgatGCGTTCTTTAAGAATTCTTCTTTGTTTGAGTCTGttgcaaaaaataacatcGATATTGttgaataaattattatatggtTAAGTTATATGTTAAACCTAAAGGAACAATTAAGATCGACGACGAATCtagaatattttaataaaacatatataaatagtaatGAAAAGAATACAAATTCTATAAAAGGTGTTACGGAGTATAGTAGTTATAAGGAAATcatagataaaaaaaaggattTGTTGAATATGGATATAGATAgtaatattatatctaaattatatgatgtattaaaattattatgtgaAACGTATTCTGCATATGATAAAAACAAGAATGATTGCACAATTTTTTCAGAAAAAGATCAAAAATTTGTTGATAAATGTAATGAACATAAGTAAGATTATAGTATTACTAAAAATAGTTCATATAGTAAAGTATTTTCTACTTTATTTACTgattatcaaaatttaaaaattaattgtAGCAATATTTCATCCATTCTAGAGACAAGCACATCACAAAATTCTGCACAAAGTTCTGAATCGAGTTCTAAAGTTACATCACCAATTTCGTCGATAGTAAGCAAATTAATTCCAGTTTTATCGATATTTGGTgcaataaatttatttttggaaTTTCTTATAATGTGAATAATAaggaattaaaaattttttttcattatatatatgcaaacaTTAACAAACAAATCGTACGTTTcttaacattttatattagtattcgttatttggatttcgaaaaaaattaaaaaaaataaagaagaaaatggaTCATTAATATGTGATTCGAAGAGTAATGACTATTTCAggaatagtaataatgatttatatatgttaagaAATTGTCTATTTTGAAGTAATTTTTTaccataatttttatatagtttttatgTTATGGACCCAAGTTAGGGTTAAGTATTATAAtgcatttaattttttataattttttataatttgataaCATTTATTAGTTTAAAGaattgttttaaatatatataggaaataaattattaaaatatgtaaaggATAAGTTGcagtttttaatatttatattaagtGTAAATATGTAAGAAAAAGTTAGGATGAATATTACTCTGAAAAGGAgcaataaagaaatatatttttataaattataagaaTTTCATTTCgtgttaatataatttaatgttAAATGTGTTgaaatatgcattttttttactttattGCTAATTTTTGGTTAATGGTTTATGGTGAAATTGATCGAATATTGGGATCGATATAGAAAGATGACTCCCCAGTATAGATTTGGTTATATAAGAGAAAgctaatttaaataattacaatGCATAATATGAGAAACTGGGGGAGAATGAAGAGAGATAGGAACACGTGAAAAGGGTTATAAATTGAAGAAATTGTAAAGTCGTAAATTGAGTTGATGAGAAAATGGGATTATTAAAGATATAGAAAGTTATGCAAGTCGATCCTGTgccatttatttattttttttttttataaaaaagaacaattatttataattataaatttagttaactttttttttcgaagttaaacatttaatattaacttatattttattagttA
This window harbors:
- a CDS encoding BIR protein — its product is MDDYVCRRFLFVRNWFPDKLGSDGNYKFISDKDFKEYCINEKCDSDLEKINAVCLMLFNQFFGNSSSLKYHNNINIVEYIMIWLSYMLNLKKQENKTNLQYFYETYINNDKYKKSITGVTEYKNYKDLIDQKKYFWGMDSNIISNFYEAFKLLCEMHTNFDEKTSYCTNCLQNANKFVNKYKEMRQNSVITSNSSYKQLLSTLSNDYNNFKNYCTSKGGNCKDIPSLPSIETTKITANLPEQTKQTQQTVETSEQTKQTQQTVETSEQTAQGSAHSSGQFYEDPSSSPIGNKLFTVLSIFGAIAFFLGISYKYSLFGFRKRTQKQYLREKIKNTKKRMNH
- a CDS encoding BIR protein codes for the protein MDAEICKNFLLVRTNFPDQLDNNGNYKIEDDTHFKEYCSNQNCVNELEKISAGCLYLFNEFFKDSSVFNSVAKSNINIVDYIIIWLSYMLNLKENIDNNSLSYFYTTNINNDKYTNTIDGVEGYTSYKDLIDKTNMMNMDIKDISKFYDAFILLCEMYSVFDVDKNDCTKCSDKANQFVEKYKNLNENSNNTEGSPYRKILSTLSTDYNNLKNKCSDSSSFPSIETTQISVKGSEQTVQNSAQTSEVALLSSSIGNKLIPVLSIFGAIAFFLGIGYKYSLFKSRKRSRKQHLREKLKNKEENE